The Verrucomicrobiia bacterium genome includes a window with the following:
- a CDS encoding efflux RND transporter periplasmic adaptor subunit, producing MVKEKGFSVVALIIVIMLIGAAAAGVWYWKHPREKAPEYKTAEITRGDLIQLVTATGQVNPKTNVDVGSQVSGIISKLLVDYNSPVTNGQIIAQLDPATYKAIVAGASADVANAKAGLELAQAEEERSSALYNSKIVAQSDYDTAVAAFHQAQAQVLIKEAALQQAQVNLAYTTIYAPVDGVVISRNVDVGQTVAASLSAPTIYMIANDLTKMQIDALVSEADIGGVETNQNVNFTVDAFPSRIFQGVVVQIRNAPQTNQNVITYDTVIGVDNSDLKLRPGMTANVSIITAQRTNVLRIPNSALRFHPPEPEELRKEKAVAAVSNNYPVVTGTAAKSSGGAAKSGGHSHEPKPTHTIYVLAKGADGKEDVLKPVQIRTGINDGVYTQVVEGLNEGDEVVAGQNITGDTRTAESNPFNGGGRRRY from the coding sequence ATGGTAAAAGAAAAAGGATTCAGCGTAGTGGCGTTGATCATCGTAATCATGTTGATCGGTGCGGCTGCGGCGGGCGTATGGTATTGGAAACATCCCCGGGAAAAGGCCCCGGAATATAAAACGGCCGAGATCACGCGGGGAGATTTGATCCAACTGGTGACGGCCACCGGCCAGGTGAATCCCAAGACCAACGTGGATGTGGGCAGTCAGGTTTCGGGTATCATCAGCAAATTGCTGGTGGATTATAATTCGCCCGTGACCAATGGCCAGATCATCGCCCAGCTTGACCCGGCCACCTATAAAGCCATCGTGGCGGGCGCTTCCGCAGATGTCGCCAATGCCAAGGCCGGGCTCGAACTCGCGCAAGCGGAGGAGGAGCGGTCGAGCGCACTCTACAACAGCAAGATCGTGGCACAATCCGATTATGATACGGCGGTCGCGGCATTTCATCAGGCGCAAGCGCAAGTCCTGATAAAAGAAGCGGCATTGCAGCAGGCGCAAGTGAATCTTGCCTACACCACTATTTATGCGCCGGTGGACGGCGTGGTGATTTCGCGCAACGTGGATGTCGGGCAAACCGTGGCGGCGAGCCTCAGCGCCCCGACGATTTACATGATCGCCAACGATTTGACCAAAATGCAGATTGACGCGCTCGTTTCCGAGGCGGACATCGGCGGCGTCGAGACAAACCAAAATGTGAATTTCACGGTGGACGCATTTCCATCGCGCATCTTCCAAGGCGTCGTTGTGCAAATCCGCAATGCGCCGCAGACCAATCAAAACGTCATTACTTACGACACGGTGATTGGCGTGGACAATTCCGATTTGAAATTGCGGCCCGGCATGACGGCGAATGTTTCCATCATCACGGCGCAACGGACCAATGTCCTGAGAATCCCGAATAGCGCATTGCGATTCCACCCGCCGGAACCCGAGGAACTGCGCAAGGAAAAAGCCGTGGCGGCGGTGAGCAATAATTACCCGGTGGTGACCGGCACGGCGGCCAAGAGCAGCGGTGGGGCGGCCAAATCGGGCGGACATTCGCATGAGCCAAAACCGACGCATACGATTTATGTTTTAGCCAAGGGCGCGGATGGCAAAGAAGACGTGCTCAAGCCGGTGCAGATCCGCACGGGCATTAACGATGGCGTTTACACGCAAGTCGTGGAAGGTTTGAACGAAGGCGACGAAGTCGTGGCCGGCCAAAATATCACGGGTGATACCCGGACTGCCGAGTCGAATCCGTTTAACGGCGGCGGCCGCCGGCGGTATTAA
- the trpD gene encoding anthranilate phosphoribosyltransferase, whose amino-acid sequence MLNLFKNQLAKCVPLSDEQTATAVGQLLDESVPAELKADFLCSLAQKIETPTEIAAFARELRAHSITPPLDAQTRSREILDVCGTGGDRLNTFNISTTVALICAAAGVTVAKHGNRAVTSQAGSADVLEALGIPVELSPQAASDSLRDHQFAFFFAPHFHPAFRHLAAARKICAQRGQRTIFNFLGPLLNPARPTAQLVGVARPELCETLANVLQSLGVRRGMVVSGRVGDAWLDELSTLGENTVAEFYHDRGFTASVISPAHFPVQPAVLADLGGGNRDANAEIIRRLLRNEDRGPKRDAVLLNAGAALFVANQTKSVSEGWDLATEILQSGLAQKKLKELANSL is encoded by the coding sequence GTGTTGAATTTATTTAAAAATCAACTCGCAAAATGCGTTCCTTTGAGTGACGAACAAACCGCCACCGCCGTGGGACAACTCCTTGACGAGTCAGTCCCGGCAGAACTCAAAGCCGATTTTCTTTGCAGTCTAGCCCAAAAAATCGAGACGCCGACGGAAATTGCCGCCTTCGCGCGCGAACTTCGCGCTCATTCCATCACTCCGCCGCTCGATGCCCAGACCCGCTCGCGCGAGATCCTCGATGTTTGCGGCACTGGCGGGGATCGCCTCAATACCTTCAACATCTCGACAACCGTGGCGCTGATTTGTGCCGCGGCGGGAGTCACAGTCGCCAAGCATGGCAATCGCGCGGTAACTTCGCAAGCCGGCAGTGCGGATGTTCTCGAGGCGCTCGGCATTCCCGTTGAGCTTTCGCCCCAGGCTGCCTCAGATTCCCTTCGCGACCATCAGTTCGCGTTTTTCTTCGCCCCGCACTTTCATCCCGCGTTTCGGCATCTCGCCGCCGCGCGAAAGATTTGCGCCCAGCGCGGCCAGCGGACCATCTTCAATTTCCTCGGCCCGCTGCTCAACCCCGCGCGTCCCACCGCCCAGCTCGTCGGCGTCGCGCGTCCTGAATTGTGCGAAACTCTCGCCAATGTTCTGCAAAGTCTTGGCGTGCGCCGCGGCATGGTCGTGAGTGGGCGCGTTGGCGATGCCTGGCTCGACGAGCTTTCCACCCTAGGCGAGAACACCGTCGCCGAATTTTATCATGATCGGGGATTTACCGCGTCCGTGATTTCTCCCGCGCATTTCCCCGTTCAACCCGCCGTGCTCGCCGACCTCGGCGGCGGCAATCGCGACGCCAACGCCGAAATCATCCGCCGCCTTCTTCGCAATGAAGACCGCGGCCCCAAGCGCGATGCCGTCCTCCTCAATGCCGGTGCCGCCCTGTTCGTCGCCAACCAAACCAAATCCGTCAGCGAAGGCTGGGACCTCGCCACCGAGATTTTGCAAAGCGGTCTCGCGCAAAAGAAATTGAAAGAGTTGGCCAACTCACTGTAA
- a CDS encoding paraquat-inducible protein A codes for MELDANTIVACETCGLVQHVGHVPQNAKAVCARCNFKLFGRRPNSRVRTLAFSLAALILYIPSNYYPVITAEYHGQRTETTIFEGIKGLFTHHQYFIGCLVFVTSLLTPAIKIVALLFIPLTLNWSRGKKVRTWTYQIIRIIDPWNMLEVFLLAIVVSMAELGRIATVHPGPGVFSFAAVVVLTLLATLSFDPRLLWDDI; via the coding sequence ATGGAACTCGACGCGAATACGATTGTGGCCTGCGAGACTTGCGGGCTCGTCCAGCATGTCGGGCACGTGCCCCAAAATGCCAAAGCGGTTTGCGCGCGCTGCAATTTTAAATTATTCGGACGCCGACCAAACAGCCGCGTGCGGACGCTCGCCTTTTCTCTCGCCGCGCTGATTCTTTACATCCCGTCCAATTATTATCCCGTCATCACCGCCGAATATCACGGCCAGCGCACCGAGACGACTATCTTTGAAGGCATTAAAGGTTTGTTTACGCATCATCAATATTTCATCGGCTGCCTCGTGTTCGTCACGAGTTTGCTGACGCCTGCGATCAAAATCGTCGCGTTGCTTTTTATTCCGCTCACGCTGAATTGGAGCCGTGGAAAAAAAGTACGCACGTGGACTTATCAAATCATCCGCATCATAGACCCTTGGAATATGCTCGAGGTTTTCCTGCTCGCCATCGTCGTTTCCATGGCGGAACTCGGGCGCATCGCGACCGTGCATCCGGGGCCGGGAGTTTTTTCTTTCGCGGCCGTCGTCGTGCTGACACTTCTGGCGACCTTGAGTTTTGACCCGCGTCTTCTTTGGGATGACATATAA
- a CDS encoding MlaD family protein, with amino-acid sequence MNRIVEERKTRNGLPQAKIQKTGRWAWLYWLFPVAALGICGWFFYRDVIASGPTISILFKDADGLQEKNTTIKYRGAVIGEVRGLELTKDQQWVKVTARLTGSASKIAKQGSIFWIVQPELSVGNVSGLGTIVSGEYIGVKPGNGPATNIFIGAEKEPITPEPGALHIILRAPNLSSLQELSPIFYRGIQVGETLYFQLGEDSRDVIIHARIHPDYAPLVRADTKFWNAGGIDFHFGLFKGAQISAESPKTLLSGGVEFATPPDYQGDPVTNGAVFVLNEKSEEKWKSWQPNIKLNLPKKAEQTMMTNLPSSLNIK; translated from the coding sequence ATGAATAGAATCGTCGAGGAACGGAAAACCCGAAATGGATTGCCGCAGGCGAAAATCCAAAAGACCGGACGTTGGGCGTGGCTTTATTGGCTGTTCCCGGTGGCCGCGCTGGGAATCTGCGGCTGGTTTTTTTATCGCGATGTCATCGCTTCCGGCCCGACGATTTCAATTTTGTTCAAGGATGCTGACGGTTTGCAGGAAAAGAACACGACGATAAAATATCGCGGCGCGGTCATCGGTGAAGTGCGTGGACTCGAACTGACCAAAGACCAGCAATGGGTCAAAGTCACCGCGCGGCTGACGGGCTCGGCTTCCAAAATTGCAAAACAAGGTTCCATCTTTTGGATCGTGCAACCGGAATTGAGCGTGGGCAACGTAAGCGGGCTCGGCACGATTGTTTCCGGCGAATACATCGGCGTAAAACCTGGCAATGGCCCGGCCACGAATATATTTATTGGCGCGGAAAAAGAACCCATCACGCCGGAACCAGGCGCACTCCATATTATATTGCGCGCGCCGAATTTAAGTTCGCTCCAGGAACTCTCGCCGATCTTTTATCGCGGCATTCAAGTGGGCGAGACGCTTTATTTTCAACTCGGCGAGGATTCGCGCGACGTGATCATTCATGCGCGCATACACCCCGATTACGCGCCGCTCGTGCGCGCGGACACGAAATTCTGGAACGCCGGCGGAATAGATTTTCACTTCGGACTTTTCAAAGGCGCGCAGATCAGCGCGGAATCTCCCAAGACACTGTTGAGCGGTGGTGTCGAATTCGCCACACCGCCGGATTATCAAGGAGACCCGGTAACGAACGGCGCCGTCTTTGTCCTGAACGAGAAGTCCGAAGAAAAATGGAAGTCATGGCAGCCTAACATCAAATTGAACCTGCCGAAAAAAGCTGAACAGACGATGATGACTAACCTGCCGTCGAGTTTGAACATTAAGTAA
- a CDS encoding glucose 1-dehydrogenase, which produces MNVISLTTGTKNIRLAQRDEPKLTIPDGVKLRVIRVGICGTDREEAEGGRCKPPAGQTELVIGHEMFGQVVEIGSAVVRVNVGDYAVFTVRRGCGKCVPCEMNRPDMCHTGEFTERGIWGADGYQAEFVVDKEQYIVRVPPELESVGVLAEPLSVAEKAVDEAVRIQVARLPDAPATPNWLFGRRCLVAGIGPIGLLGALVLRLRGAEVFGLDIVDAGTARPAWLEKIGGKYINSKQLSPDKIVSTLGPMDLLFESTGVAGLAFNLLDVLGWNGVYVLTGIPGGDRPLEIPGAQLIRQLVLDNQAMVGSVNAARDHYQMGVDDLRQAHALWPGHIDKLITNRFPAKDFMKAFDAHPVNDIKSVIEWK; this is translated from the coding sequence ATGAACGTCATCTCTCTCACCACCGGGACCAAAAATATTCGCCTCGCGCAACGTGACGAACCCAAGCTTACCATTCCGGACGGCGTCAAATTGCGCGTCATCCGCGTGGGTATTTGCGGGACTGACCGCGAAGAAGCGGAAGGCGGGCGTTGCAAGCCGCCGGCGGGGCAAACGGAGTTAGTCATTGGGCATGAGATGTTTGGGCAGGTCGTGGAAATCGGAAGCGCGGTGGTGCGCGTGAATGTGGGCGATTATGCGGTGTTTACGGTGCGGCGCGGCTGCGGCAAATGTGTTCCTTGCGAAATGAATCGTCCCGACATGTGTCACACGGGAGAATTCACCGAGCGCGGCATTTGGGGCGCGGATGGTTATCAGGCGGAGTTCGTCGTGGACAAGGAACAATATATCGTGCGCGTGCCGCCGGAATTGGAATCCGTCGGCGTGCTGGCTGAGCCATTGTCGGTCGCGGAAAAAGCGGTGGACGAAGCCGTGCGCATTCAGGTCGCGCGTTTGCCCGACGCGCCGGCGACGCCGAACTGGTTGTTTGGGCGGCGTTGTCTCGTGGCGGGGATTGGGCCCATCGGTTTGCTGGGCGCGCTGGTGTTGCGTTTGCGCGGCGCAGAGGTGTTCGGATTGGATATCGTTGACGCCGGCACAGCGCGTCCGGCGTGGCTCGAGAAAATCGGCGGCAAATATATTAATTCGAAACAACTTTCACCGGACAAGATCGTCAGCACCTTGGGACCGATGGATTTGCTTTTTGAATCCACGGGCGTAGCGGGCCTAGCGTTCAATCTGCTTGATGTGCTTGGGTGGAATGGGGTTTATGTGCTCACCGGAATTCCGGGTGGAGATCGTCCGCTGGAAATTCCCGGCGCGCAACTGATCCGCCAGCTGGTGTTGGATAATCAGGCGATGGTGGGCAGCGTGAATGCCGCGCGGGACCATTATCAAATGGGCGTGGATGATCTCAGGCAAGCCCATGCGCTTTGGCCGGGCCATATTGACAAATTGATCACCAATCGTTTTCCGGCGAAAGATTTCATGAAGGCGTTCGATGCGCATCCGGTGAATGACATTAAATCTGTGATCGAATGGAAGTAG